A portion of the Pseudomonas koreensis genome contains these proteins:
- a CDS encoding polyamine ABC transporter substrate-binding protein, whose amino-acid sequence MIQKTLALAPLLLAASVSHAAETVKVYNWSDYIAPDTTKNFQKDTGIGVTYDVYDSNETLDGKLMTGKSGYDVVFPSNHFMARQIQGGALKKLDKSQLPNWKNLNPALLKALQTNDPNNEHGFPYLWGSTGIGYNIAKVKAVLGDNAPVDSWDLIFKPEYMEKLQKCGVAILDNGPELLPAALNYLGLPHHSKNPEDYKKAEALLMKVRPYVSYFHSSKYTSDLANGDICVAVGFSGDILQAENRAREAKNGVEIGYAIPKEGAAIWFDMVAMPADAPDEKAGYAFMNYLLRPDVMAGITNYVHYANGNEQADGLIDPAIKNDTKVYPSPEMMGKLFALEAMPLNIDRIRTRVWNKIRTGS is encoded by the coding sequence ATGATCCAGAAAACCCTCGCATTGGCGCCGTTGCTGCTGGCCGCTTCCGTCAGTCACGCGGCCGAGACGGTCAAGGTCTACAACTGGTCCGACTACATCGCCCCGGACACCACAAAGAACTTCCAGAAAGACACGGGCATCGGCGTTACCTATGACGTCTACGACAGCAACGAAACCCTCGACGGCAAGTTGATGACCGGCAAATCCGGTTACGACGTGGTTTTTCCGTCAAACCACTTCATGGCGCGGCAAATTCAGGGTGGGGCGCTGAAGAAACTCGACAAGAGTCAGTTGCCGAACTGGAAGAACCTCAATCCAGCGCTGCTCAAGGCTTTGCAGACCAACGACCCGAACAACGAGCACGGCTTTCCATACCTGTGGGGCAGCACCGGCATCGGCTACAACATCGCCAAGGTCAAAGCGGTGCTGGGCGACAATGCGCCGGTGGATTCCTGGGACCTGATTTTCAAGCCCGAGTACATGGAAAAATTGCAGAAGTGCGGTGTGGCGATCCTCGACAACGGCCCGGAATTGCTCCCGGCGGCGCTCAACTACCTCGGGCTGCCGCACCACAGCAAGAACCCCGAGGACTACAAGAAAGCCGAAGCGCTACTGATGAAAGTCCGGCCCTACGTCAGCTACTTCCATTCCTCGAAGTACACCAGTGACCTGGCCAACGGTGATATTTGCGTAGCGGTAGGGTTTTCCGGGGACATCCTGCAAGCCGAGAACCGCGCCAGGGAAGCGAAAAACGGCGTCGAGATCGGTTATGCGATTCCCAAGGAAGGCGCGGCGATCTGGTTCGACATGGTCGCCATGCCCGCCGACGCCCCGGACGAGAAGGCCGGCTACGCCTTCATGAACTACCTCCTGCGCCCCGACGTCATGGCCGGGATTACCAACTACGTGCATTACGCCAATGGCAACGAACAGGCGGACGGCCTGATCGATCCGGCGATCAAGAACGACACCAAGGTGTACCCGAGCCCGGAAATGATGGGCAAGCTGTTCGCGTTGGAGGCGATGCCGTTGAATATCGACCGGATTCGTACGCGGGTATGGAACAAAATCCGCACTGGTAGCTGA
- a CDS encoding type I secretion system permease/ATPase, translated as MKMAKAPATAPLIKALGDYKSILISVGCFTALINVLMLVPSIYMLQVYDRVLSSQNETTLAMLSLMVVGFFVFIGLLEVIRSFIVIRIGSQLERRFNLRVYQAAFERNLFKGEGNAGQSLGDLTHIRQFVTGPALFAFFDAPWFPVYLFVIYLFNVWLGVLATAGALLLIALACLNEYMTKKPLGEAAGFSQQSSQLATSHLHNAETIQAMGMLGSLRKRWFGVHSRFLGLQNQASDTGAVISSLSKTLRLCLQSLVLGLGALLVIKGDMTAGMMIAGSILMGRVLSPIDQLIAVWKQWSGAKLAYRRLDALLQAFPPSDESMALPAPKGQITFEQVSAGPPGQRTATLHMVNFNLGAGEVLGVLGASGSGKSTLARVLVGVWPVLGGTVRLDGADIHRWNRDQLGPYIGYLPQDIELFSGSIAENIARFSEADPQKVVTAAQQAGVHEMILRLPQGYDTQLGEDGSGLSGGQKQRVALARALYGTPSLVVLDEPNSNLDTVGEAALASAIAQLKAQGTTVILVTHRSSVLAQADKLLVLNDGRLQAFGPSQDVLKALSGQQEQQREKAAQAPGGLSMSRQYQPTTRNSGV; from the coding sequence ATGAAGATGGCGAAGGCCCCAGCCACCGCTCCGTTAATCAAGGCACTGGGTGACTACAAGAGCATCTTGATCAGCGTCGGTTGTTTCACCGCGCTGATCAACGTGCTGATGCTGGTGCCGTCCATCTATATGCTGCAAGTCTATGACCGAGTGTTGTCATCGCAGAACGAGACCACGCTGGCGATGCTGTCGCTGATGGTCGTTGGTTTCTTCGTCTTTATCGGCCTGCTGGAAGTGATCCGCAGCTTTATTGTTATCCGCATCGGCAGCCAGTTGGAGCGCCGCTTCAACCTGCGCGTCTATCAGGCGGCGTTCGAGCGCAACCTGTTCAAGGGCGAAGGCAATGCCGGGCAGTCACTGGGCGACCTGACCCACATACGCCAATTTGTCACCGGCCCGGCGCTGTTCGCTTTCTTCGATGCGCCGTGGTTCCCGGTCTATCTGTTTGTGATCTACCTGTTCAACGTCTGGCTCGGTGTATTGGCCACGGCGGGTGCGTTGCTGTTGATCGCACTGGCCTGCCTCAACGAATACATGACCAAGAAGCCGCTGGGCGAGGCCGCTGGTTTCTCCCAGCAGTCCAGCCAGTTGGCCACCAGCCACTTGCATAACGCCGAAACCATTCAGGCCATGGGCATGCTCGGTTCGCTGCGCAAACGCTGGTTTGGCGTGCACTCGCGGTTTCTCGGCTTGCAGAATCAGGCCAGCGACACCGGCGCTGTGATCAGTTCGTTGAGCAAGACTCTGCGTCTATGCCTGCAATCCTTGGTGCTCGGCCTGGGCGCGTTGCTGGTGATCAAAGGCGACATGACTGCCGGCATGATGATCGCCGGTTCGATCCTGATGGGCCGGGTATTGAGCCCGATCGATCAGTTGATCGCCGTATGGAAGCAGTGGAGCGGGGCGAAGCTGGCTTACCGGCGTCTGGATGCGCTGTTGCAGGCCTTTCCGCCAAGCGACGAGTCCATGGCACTCCCAGCGCCGAAAGGCCAGATCACCTTCGAGCAAGTCAGCGCCGGCCCACCCGGGCAGCGCACCGCGACATTGCACATGGTCAATTTCAACCTCGGTGCCGGGGAAGTACTCGGTGTGCTCGGCGCGTCCGGTTCCGGCAAATCGACGCTGGCCCGGGTGCTGGTCGGCGTGTGGCCGGTGCTGGGCGGTACGGTGCGTCTGGATGGCGCGGATATTCATCGTTGGAACCGCGATCAGCTCGGCCCTTACATCGGTTATCTGCCGCAAGACATCGAGCTGTTCAGCGGCTCCATCGCCGAAAACATTGCGCGATTCAGCGAAGCCGATCCGCAAAAAGTCGTCACCGCTGCGCAACAAGCCGGCGTGCACGAGATGATCCTGCGCCTGCCGCAGGGCTACGACACGCAACTGGGCGAGGACGGCAGCGGCTTGTCCGGTGGCCAGAAGCAACGCGTGGCACTGGCCCGTGCGCTGTACGGCACGCCAAGTCTGGTGGTGCTCGACGAGCCCAATTCCAACCTCGACACCGTTGGCGAAGCCGCACTGGCCAGCGCTATTGCGCAACTCAAGGCCCAGGGCACCACTGTGATTCTGGTTACGCACCGCTCTTCGGTACTGGCTCAGGCTGACAAGCTGTTAGTGCTCAACGACGGTCGTTTGCAGGCGTTCGGCCCAAGTCAGGATGTGCTCAAGGCACTGTCCGGCCAGCAGGAACAGCAACGAGAAAAAGCTGCACAAGCACCGGGCGGGCTCAGCATGAGCCGGCAGTATCAGCCCACGACAAGGAATTCGGGTGTATGA
- a CDS encoding DUF1652 domain-containing protein gives MNKGFSKVTFPNACQLMRWHFHPMGFEATMDAPGSLIARLFDRASGETMIAIAGIPCATVMNAADVERIIEAIEDELEAFTPPESLKNYA, from the coding sequence ATGAACAAAGGATTCAGCAAAGTCACCTTTCCCAACGCCTGCCAGCTGATGCGCTGGCATTTTCATCCCATGGGATTCGAGGCGACGATGGATGCGCCCGGCAGCCTGATCGCCCGGCTGTTCGATCGCGCAAGCGGCGAAACCATGATCGCCATCGCTGGCATTCCGTGTGCGACAGTGATGAACGCGGCGGATGTCGAGCGCATCATCGAAGCCATAGAGGATGAGCTGGAAGCTTTCACTCCTCCGGAATCTCTCAAGAATTACGCATAA
- a CDS encoding cupin domain-containing protein, translating to MSITQFKNTATLALEESSPVAVPLGEPVAIASTTSVERDDGVETGVWECTPGRWRRQITAQEFCHFISGRCTFTPDGGGETLHIQGGDALMLPANTLGIWDIQETVRKSYVLIF from the coding sequence ATGAGCATCACCCAATTCAAGAACACCGCCACGCTGGCGCTAGAAGAATCCAGCCCGGTCGCCGTGCCCCTCGGCGAGCCCGTTGCAATCGCCTCGACCACCAGTGTCGAGCGCGACGACGGCGTTGAAACCGGCGTCTGGGAATGCACCCCGGGGCGCTGGCGGCGGCAGATCACCGCGCAGGAGTTCTGCCATTTCATCTCCGGGCGTTGCACCTTCACCCCCGACGGTGGCGGCGAAACCCTGCATATACAAGGCGGCGACGCACTGATGTTGCCAGCCAACACGCTCGGGATCTGGGATATCCAGGAAACCGTGCGCAAGAGCTACGTGCTGATTTTCTGA
- a CDS encoding AraC family transcriptional regulator: MHADDDGPEQTQATAATVMRYHLSWKHRDLDSVMALYHADIQYNDFFQNRVLALDELREYVRVSMPRESDELLEHCDRIRVDGNTAFIQYEVTLRGGDGLVSFRSSEAITVRDGLIWRVNEYASLVRTQTDGSSAPSRPAVSRLGLSPRQLSFMAEDLQQYFEKQQPYLDPELDLQRVAKECGYSRNQISYLLNQVLGQSFYRYVNQARLQHLMRALDRATPPLRVDELAYAAGFNSLSAFYKCFREHTGQSPKAYARQISLRARAQDSH, from the coding sequence ATGCACGCCGATGACGACGGCCCAGAACAGACCCAGGCCACGGCTGCCACGGTCATGCGCTATCACCTGAGCTGGAAACACCGGGATCTGGACAGCGTCATGGCGCTTTATCACGCCGATATCCAGTACAACGATTTCTTTCAGAATCGCGTGCTTGCTCTGGACGAGTTGCGCGAATACGTGCGCGTGAGCATGCCGCGAGAATCCGACGAACTGCTCGAACATTGCGACCGCATTCGAGTGGATGGCAACACCGCGTTCATTCAGTACGAGGTGACCTTGCGTGGCGGCGATGGTTTGGTGTCGTTCCGTTCCAGCGAAGCGATCACGGTCAGGGACGGTTTGATCTGGCGCGTCAACGAGTACGCCTCGCTGGTGCGTACCCAAACCGACGGCAGCTCAGCGCCGAGCCGTCCTGCGGTCAGTCGTCTCGGTCTGTCACCGCGGCAACTGAGTTTCATGGCTGAAGACTTGCAGCAGTATTTCGAAAAGCAGCAACCCTACCTGGATCCTGAGCTTGACCTGCAGCGGGTGGCGAAGGAGTGCGGGTACAGCCGCAACCAGATTTCCTATCTGCTCAACCAAGTGCTGGGGCAGAGCTTCTATCGCTACGTCAATCAGGCGCGCCTGCAACATCTGATGCGCGCACTGGACCGCGCCACGCCACCGTTGCGCGTCGACGAGTTGGCCTATGCCGCTGGCTTCAACTCGTTGTCGGCATTCTATAAATGCTTCCGCGAACACACCGGCCAGTCACCCAAGGCCTACGCCAGGCAAATTTCTCTGCGGGCACGCGCGCAAGACAGCCACTGA
- a CDS encoding serralysin family metalloprotease has translation MSKVKTNAVDSAGQAFQLAAFSSAYNQINSFSHQYDRGGNLTVNGKPSYTVDQAATQLLRDGAAYQDKDGSGKIELTYTFLTSASNSTMNKHGISGFSQFSAQQQAQAKLAMQSWADVANVTFTERASGGDGHMTFGNYSGGQDGAAAFAYLPGTGAGYDGTSWYLINSGYTQNKNPDLNNYGRQTLTHEIGHTLGLAHPGDYNAGNGNPTYNDATYGQDTRGYSVMSYWSESNTNQNFSKGGVEAYSSGPLMDDIAAIQKLYGANTSTRTGDTTYGFNSNAGRDFLSASSSSDKVVFSVWDAGGKDTLDFSGFTQNQKINLNDASFSDVGGLVGNVSIAKGAIIENAIGGSGSDLLIGNSVANELKGGAGNDILYGAGGADKLWGGSGSDTFVFAASSDSKPGAIDQILDFVSGLDKIDLTGITNGAGLHFVNSFTGSAGDAVLTSSGGNSLLSVDFSGHGVADFIVSTVGQAATSDIVA, from the coding sequence ATGTCGAAAGTTAAAACCAATGCTGTTGATTCCGCCGGACAGGCTTTCCAACTGGCTGCCTTCAGCTCGGCGTATAACCAGATCAATAGCTTCAGCCATCAGTACGATCGTGGCGGCAACCTCACGGTCAATGGCAAACCCTCGTACACCGTCGATCAGGCGGCTACACAATTGCTGCGTGATGGCGCTGCTTACCAGGACAAGGACGGCAGCGGCAAGATCGAACTCACCTATACGTTCCTGACATCGGCATCGAACAGCACGATGAACAAGCACGGGATCAGCGGGTTCAGTCAGTTCAGCGCGCAACAGCAGGCTCAGGCCAAGCTCGCCATGCAGTCCTGGGCCGATGTGGCCAATGTCACCTTCACCGAGAGAGCCTCGGGCGGCGACGGCCACATGACCTTCGGTAACTACAGCGGTGGCCAGGACGGCGCGGCGGCGTTCGCCTACCTGCCGGGGACCGGCGCCGGTTATGACGGTACGTCCTGGTACTTGATCAACAGCGGTTACACGCAGAACAAGAACCCGGACCTGAACAACTACGGTCGTCAGACCCTGACCCACGAAATCGGCCACACTCTGGGCCTTGCGCATCCGGGCGACTACAACGCCGGCAATGGCAACCCGACCTACAACGACGCGACCTACGGCCAGGACACCCGTGGCTACAGCGTCATGAGTTACTGGAGCGAGAGCAACACCAACCAGAACTTCAGCAAGGGCGGCGTCGAAGCCTATTCGTCCGGCCCGCTGATGGATGACATCGCTGCGATCCAGAAGCTCTACGGCGCCAATACCAGCACCCGCACCGGTGACACCACCTACGGCTTCAATTCCAACGCCGGCCGCGATTTCCTCAGCGCTTCGTCGTCGAGTGACAAAGTGGTGTTCTCGGTGTGGGACGCCGGCGGCAAGGACACCCTGGATTTCTCTGGCTTCACTCAGAACCAGAAGATCAACCTCAATGACGCTTCGTTCTCCGACGTAGGCGGCCTGGTCGGCAATGTCTCGATTGCCAAGGGCGCGATCATCGAGAACGCCATCGGCGGTTCGGGCAGTGATCTGCTGATCGGTAACAGCGTGGCCAACGAGCTGAAGGGCGGTGCCGGTAACGACATCCTCTACGGCGCTGGCGGTGCCGACAAGCTGTGGGGCGGTTCTGGTTCGGACACTTTCGTGTTCGCTGCCAGCTCGGATTCCAAGCCGGGTGCGATCGATCAGATTCTCGATTTTGTCAGCGGTCTGGACAAAATCGACCTGACCGGCATCACCAACGGCGCGGGCCTGCACTTCGTCAACAGCTTCACCGGCTCCGCTGGCGATGCGGTGTTGACCTCGTCGGGCGGTAACAGTCTGTTGTCGGTGGATTTCTCCGGGCATGGCGTGGCGGACTTCATCGTCAGCACCGTTGGCCAGGCAGCGACCAGCGACATCGTGGCGTGA
- a CDS encoding NAD(P)/FAD-dependent oxidoreductase, which produces MSAWRTISLWMDQLEEPLLARPALERDLDVDVAIIGAGYTGLWTAYYLKKHAPGLDIAIIEAQTAGFGASGRNGGWLMGNLLGEDRLLAGLSLEQRRASYDLLHSIPDEVEIVLEREGIDCDYRKGGVLYCAARYPEQETVLRDYLSKLHAQGLTDDDYRWLSPEQLAQQIRVAKPYGGIFAPHVATIHPAKLVRGLARTVQNMGVKIYENSPVTHWQSGSLRTARASVRGRWIVPAVEGYSVTLPPLGRYQLPVQSLIVATEPLSAATWDEIGLNRGQAFSEFSRQVTYGQRSADNRLIFGARGGYQFAGKLRHDFNLTGDEVELRRYLLGELFPQLKNVQITHAWGGNLGMSRHFKPHMLCDRANGIALSGGYGGEGVGASNLGGRTLADLILERDSELTRQPWVLPDGGMHALRAWEPEPCRWLGYNAIIKSFVHEDQTLANPATAPWRRKLASRVASFMEGFMH; this is translated from the coding sequence ATGTCGGCGTGGCGCACGATCAGTTTGTGGATGGATCAGCTTGAAGAGCCGCTGCTGGCCCGGCCTGCGCTGGAGCGGGATCTGGACGTCGACGTGGCAATCATCGGCGCCGGTTACACCGGACTATGGACGGCGTACTACCTGAAGAAACACGCGCCTGGCCTGGATATCGCCATCATCGAGGCGCAAACCGCCGGATTCGGTGCGTCCGGCCGTAATGGCGGCTGGCTGATGGGCAACCTGCTCGGCGAGGACCGCTTGCTGGCAGGATTGTCGCTAGAACAACGCCGGGCTTCATACGATCTGCTGCACAGCATCCCTGATGAGGTAGAAATCGTCCTCGAACGCGAAGGCATCGACTGCGATTACCGCAAGGGCGGGGTGCTTTACTGTGCTGCGCGCTATCCAGAACAGGAGACGGTTCTGCGCGATTACCTGAGCAAGCTGCACGCTCAAGGCCTGACAGACGACGATTACCGCTGGCTCAGCCCCGAGCAACTGGCCCAGCAGATTCGCGTGGCAAAACCCTATGGCGGCATTTTCGCGCCACACGTTGCGACCATTCACCCGGCGAAACTGGTGCGAGGTCTGGCGCGGACCGTGCAGAACATGGGGGTGAAAATCTACGAAAACAGTCCGGTGACCCACTGGCAGTCCGGCAGTTTGCGCACCGCCAGGGCCAGCGTGCGCGGCCGCTGGATCGTCCCGGCCGTGGAAGGTTATTCGGTGACGTTGCCGCCGCTGGGCCGCTATCAGTTGCCGGTGCAAAGCCTGATCGTCGCCACCGAACCGCTGTCCGCTGCGACCTGGGATGAAATCGGCCTCAATCGCGGGCAGGCCTTCAGTGAATTCAGCCGGCAGGTCACTTACGGCCAGCGCAGTGCCGACAACCGCCTGATTTTCGGCGCCCGTGGCGGTTATCAATTCGCCGGCAAGCTGCGCCACGACTTCAACCTGACCGGCGACGAAGTCGAGTTGCGCCGCTATCTGCTCGGCGAACTGTTTCCGCAACTGAAAAACGTACAGATCACCCATGCCTGGGGCGGCAACCTCGGCATGTCGCGGCATTTCAAGCCGCACATGCTTTGCGACCGTGCCAATGGCATCGCGCTGTCCGGCGGTTACGGCGGTGAGGGCGTCGGCGCCAGCAACCTTGGCGGACGCACCCTGGCCGATCTGATTCTGGAGCGCGACAGCGAACTGACCCGGCAACCGTGGGTACTGCCCGATGGCGGCATGCATGCGCTGCGCGCCTGGGAACCGGAGCCGTGCCGCTGGCTGGGCTACAACGCGATCATCAAAAGTTTCGTGCATGAAGACCAGACCTTGGCCAACCCGGCCACGGCACCCTGGCGGCGCAAGCTGGCCAGCCGGGTCGCCAGTTTCATGGAAGGTTTCATGCACTAA
- a CDS encoding AprI/Inh family metalloprotease inhibitor yields the protein MINRAFTYKASAWLSVALVTISGATAMASSLRLEEPSVFAGKWQATLSATGDERQAQKLQDKPSNTCSVELLANKTVGQGADCLGAWLEQAPIGWFPDPDGLSITGKEGSRIQFFSRQRDGLYLATLKSGLIVTLERTASDN from the coding sequence ATGATCAACAGAGCTTTTACCTACAAGGCATCGGCGTGGCTTTCAGTGGCGCTCGTTACGATTTCAGGAGCAACAGCGATGGCAAGCAGCCTCAGACTCGAAGAACCCTCCGTGTTTGCCGGAAAGTGGCAGGCAACACTGTCGGCAACGGGTGATGAACGACAAGCGCAAAAGCTGCAGGACAAGCCCTCGAATACTTGTAGCGTCGAATTGCTCGCCAACAAGACCGTTGGCCAGGGAGCAGACTGTCTTGGCGCCTGGCTCGAGCAGGCTCCGATCGGCTGGTTTCCCGATCCTGATGGGTTGTCGATCACCGGCAAGGAAGGCTCAAGAATCCAGTTTTTCAGCCGACAACGTGATGGGCTGTATCTGGCAACTTTGAAGTCCGGACTGATTGTCACGCTGGAACGTACGGCGTCCGATAACTGA
- a CDS encoding HlyD family type I secretion periplasmic adaptor subunit: MSSASMNTENEANMEHAYITERPERDAKFFARMGWILAIVGAGSFFTWAALAPLDQGIPVQGTVVVSGKRKAVQSMSSGVVSRILVREGEIVKQGQPLFRLDQTQVAADVQSLQAQYRMAWASLARWQAERDNLKQVTFPPELSNDPDPRLALVLEGQRQLFSSRREAFSREQAALRANIEGATAQLAGMRRARSDLNAQASSLQQQLSNLQPLADNGYIPRNRLMDYQRQLSQVQQQLAENTGESGRVEQGILESRLKLQQHGEEYQKEVRTQLADAQLKSVTLSEQLTSAGFDLQHSEILATADGVAVNLGVHTEGAVVRQGETLLEIVPQGTTLEVEGHLPINLIDKVGTHLPVDILFTAFNQSKTPRVPGEVSLISADQMVDEKTGVPYYVLRSSVSDQAMEKLNGLVIKPGMPAEMFVRTGERSLLNYLFKPLLDRAGSALTEE; this comes from the coding sequence ATGAGCAGCGCCAGCATGAACACTGAAAACGAAGCGAACATGGAACACGCCTACATCACCGAGCGCCCGGAACGCGATGCGAAATTCTTCGCGCGCATGGGCTGGATCCTGGCCATCGTCGGCGCTGGCAGTTTCTTTACCTGGGCGGCACTGGCGCCGCTCGATCAGGGCATTCCGGTGCAGGGCACGGTGGTGGTCTCGGGCAAACGCAAGGCTGTGCAGTCGATGAGCAGCGGCGTGGTCAGCCGGATTCTGGTGCGCGAAGGCGAAATCGTGAAGCAGGGCCAGCCGCTGTTCCGCCTCGACCAGACGCAGGTGGCGGCCGACGTGCAATCGCTGCAGGCGCAGTACCGCATGGCCTGGGCCAGCCTTGCGCGCTGGCAGGCCGAGCGCGACAACCTCAAACAAGTGACCTTTCCGCCTGAGCTGAGCAATGACCCGGACCCGCGTCTGGCGTTGGTGCTGGAAGGCCAGCGGCAACTGTTCAGCAGCCGCCGCGAAGCGTTCTCACGTGAGCAGGCGGCACTGCGCGCCAATATCGAAGGCGCCACTGCGCAACTGGCCGGGATGCGCCGCGCGCGCAGCGACCTCAATGCCCAGGCCAGCTCTTTGCAGCAACAACTGAGCAACCTGCAACCGCTGGCCGACAACGGCTACATTCCGCGCAACCGCTTGATGGACTACCAGCGGCAACTGTCGCAAGTGCAGCAACAGCTGGCGGAAAACACCGGCGAAAGCGGGCGCGTCGAGCAGGGCATTCTTGAGTCGCGCCTGAAATTGCAACAGCACGGTGAGGAATACCAGAAGGAAGTCCGCACGCAACTGGCCGACGCGCAGTTGAAAAGCGTGACCCTGTCCGAGCAATTGACCTCCGCCGGTTTTGACCTGCAACACAGCGAAATCCTGGCGACTGCCGATGGCGTAGCGGTCAATCTCGGCGTGCACACTGAAGGCGCCGTGGTGCGTCAGGGCGAAACCCTGCTGGAGATCGTTCCGCAAGGCACCACACTGGAAGTGGAAGGGCATTTGCCGATCAACCTGATCGACAAGGTCGGCACGCATCTGCCGGTGGACATTCTGTTTACCGCCTTCAATCAGAGCAAAACTCCGCGTGTGCCCGGCGAGGTCAGCCTGATCTCCGCCGACCAGATGGTCGATGAGAAAACCGGCGTGCCGTATTACGTGTTGCGCAGCAGCGTTAGCGATCAGGCGATGGAAAAACTCAACGGCCTGGTGATCAAACCCGGCATGCCAGCGGAAATGTTCGTGCGCACCGGTGAGCGTTCACTCCTCAACTACCTGTTCAAACCGCTGCTCG